The proteins below come from a single Prolixibacter sp. NT017 genomic window:
- a CDS encoding PAS domain-containing protein gives MFEKLFSFIGKAYPAASHGDLRKIRTLFFFYLAAIVLTSGWIIFDSFSFPTRNNYQGELSLFGIAILGYYFVSKGQRSAAVGLIHLLPIPVYFLFISSEYAMLPPEQSIPLTISALIFGLFFLLIFAERQIQFLIYFVISFTTLFLHTWWVKDHGYILSVFWPDHNPYINPLLIYLVVWFLSYIIFSFNRRALEETADRLVMQQRRVGSILLQIPDGILHMSYIRDEQGQKTGLRMLRVNPAFEEMFGVKNSEVRGRPASSVFQKIFRDKVDWQAIFLSGKKSKHEIYVPHMEKQYEISILHLESEELIGMFSDVTAAKKTLDDLSASRHRYKLLLETIPDIFFVIDKDGTYIDYVAKEEEGIDIAPDEIIGSSIFEVGFTERMVRQVFHSIQTVIKFDAIETIEYALEIPGRGTCLFEMRMVKLSDVAVMAVSRDITKRKLAEQRLEEAKKKAEEADRLKSAFLQNISHEVRTPMNAILGFSNMLIAEEVPKAERDKYLQLITKNGQTLLHLINDMIKLARIESGQIEVKKQFFSVNNLMVDLHRQFLYEKEQRGRKHLLLNISTGNDNPQFSIYSDGNKIRDIMENLLDNAVKFTHEGEIEFGYRLLEQNNIEFFVRDTGIGIPVEMHKDIFRRFHQLDNSLTREYGGTGIGLSVAQDFVDKLGSRLEVSSESGKGSKFFFVIPIEAGNGFLRVV, from the coding sequence ATGTTTGAAAAATTGTTCAGTTTTATTGGGAAGGCATATCCTGCAGCAAGTCACGGAGACCTGAGAAAGATCCGGACACTTTTCTTCTTTTATCTGGCCGCCATTGTTCTCACATCAGGGTGGATCATCTTTGATTCATTCAGCTTTCCGACCCGTAATAATTACCAGGGAGAGTTAAGCCTTTTCGGGATTGCCATTCTGGGTTATTATTTTGTTAGTAAAGGTCAGCGCAGTGCTGCGGTTGGTCTCATTCATCTTCTTCCAATCCCGGTTTATTTTCTGTTTATTTCTTCGGAATATGCCATGCTGCCACCTGAGCAGTCTATTCCACTTACGATAAGTGCGCTGATTTTTGGGTTGTTCTTTCTGCTCATCTTCGCCGAAAGGCAGATACAATTTCTCATTTATTTCGTCATATCGTTTACCACGCTATTTCTTCATACATGGTGGGTAAAAGATCATGGATATATTTTGTCTGTTTTCTGGCCCGACCATAATCCTTATATCAATCCACTGCTCATTTACCTGGTGGTTTGGTTCCTTTCCTACATTATTTTTTCGTTTAATCGGAGAGCATTAGAGGAAACGGCCGATCGACTTGTTATGCAGCAACGGCGAGTCGGTAGTATTCTGCTTCAGATTCCTGACGGAATACTGCACATGTCGTACATTCGGGATGAGCAGGGACAGAAAACGGGGTTGCGGATGTTACGGGTCAATCCGGCATTTGAGGAAATGTTCGGTGTGAAGAATAGCGAAGTTCGGGGCCGTCCGGCATCATCTGTTTTTCAAAAGATATTTAGGGACAAAGTCGATTGGCAGGCGATTTTCCTTAGCGGGAAGAAAAGCAAACACGAAATTTATGTCCCGCATATGGAGAAGCAGTACGAAATTTCCATCCTCCATCTCGAATCCGAAGAGTTAATCGGAATGTTCAGCGATGTGACGGCGGCGAAAAAAACATTAGATGATTTGTCTGCCAGCCGGCATAGGTATAAATTATTGTTGGAAACCATCCCTGATATCTTCTTCGTCATCGACAAGGATGGAACTTACATTGACTACGTAGCCAAGGAAGAGGAGGGAATCGATATTGCGCCTGACGAGATTATTGGCAGCTCCATTTTTGAAGTGGGATTTACCGAGCGAATGGTGAGACAGGTTTTTCATTCGATACAGACGGTCATTAAATTCGATGCGATTGAAACCATCGAGTATGCACTCGAGATTCCCGGTAGGGGAACCTGTTTGTTTGAAATGCGGATGGTGAAATTGTCAGACGTTGCAGTGATGGCCGTATCGCGCGATATTACCAAGCGAAAACTGGCTGAGCAACGACTGGAAGAAGCCAAGAAAAAGGCCGAAGAAGCCGATCGACTCAAATCAGCATTCCTGCAGAATATTTCGCATGAGGTGCGTACCCCGATGAACGCTATTCTCGGTTTCTCGAACATGCTGATTGCAGAAGAAGTTCCCAAAGCCGAACGTGACAAATACCTTCAGCTCATCACGAAGAACGGACAAACACTGCTGCATCTGATAAACGATATGATTAAACTGGCCCGGATTGAAAGTGGCCAGATCGAAGTCAAAAAGCAATTCTTCTCCGTCAATAACCTGATGGTCGATTTGCACAGGCAGTTCCTTTACGAAAAAGAGCAGCGCGGAAGAAAACATCTGCTACTGAATATTTCAACCGGTAACGATAATCCGCAGTTTTCCATTTACTCCGATGGCAATAAAATCAGGGATATCATGGAGAACCTGCTCGACAATGCCGTGAAGTTTACACATGAGGGCGAAATTGAATTTGGTTATCGTTTGCTGGAGCAGAATAACATTGAATTTTTTGTTCGCGATACCGGCATTGGAATTCCGGTTGAAATGCATAAAGACATATTCCGGCGCTTTCATCAGCTCGATAACAGCCTGACCCGCGAATATGGCGGAACAGGAATTGGACTATCGGTTGCTCAGGATTTTGTCGATAAATTGGGATCGCGGTTAGAGGTGTCCTCCGAATCGGGAAAAGGTTCCAAATTCTTTTTTGTGATTCCTATCGAAGCGGGCAACGGATTCCTCCGTGTTGTTTAA
- the pruA gene encoding L-glutamate gamma-semialdehyde dehydrogenase: protein MPKGFFNIPEVKNEPVKSYAPGTPERKELQEKIKELRSMTVSLPMIIGGREVTTDKKIEMRPPHDLGHLLGHYYQGDASHVSQAIDAALEAREKWSKMSWQHRAAIFLKAADLLSGPYRSKINAATMLGQSKNAFQSEIDAACELADFYRYGVKCMVDIYEMQPESSKGIWNYAAYRPLEGFVFALTPFNFTSIAGNLPVAPALMGNTVVWKPSKTAVYSAAVIMEVLREAGVPDGVINLVHVSGPTAADVVFSHPDFAGIHFTGSTGVFQNIWKTIGENIHKYKTYPRIVGETGGKDFIFADNTADIDALATAFVRGAFEYQGQKCSAASRIYIPKSIWPKAWAAIEAQLKTVKMGGPEDFTNFVNAVIDESSFDKLKGFIDNAQKDADAEVIFGGKCDKSKGYFIEPTVILAHKPDYITMQEELFGPVVTVYVYEDDKLDETLTILDNTSMYALTGAVFSQDRYSIEKIMDRLENAAGNFYINDKPTGAVVGQQPFGGARGSGTNDKAGSVFNFIRWVSMRAVKENFVPPHNYMYPNFLPDKD, encoded by the coding sequence ATGCCCAAAGGATTCTTTAATATTCCTGAAGTAAAAAATGAGCCGGTAAAGAGCTATGCTCCAGGCACACCGGAACGTAAGGAATTACAGGAAAAAATCAAAGAACTGCGCTCGATGACAGTTAGCCTTCCAATGATTATTGGAGGAAGAGAAGTAACAACCGATAAGAAGATTGAAATGCGCCCGCCGCATGATCTGGGTCACCTATTGGGACACTATTACCAGGGTGATGCTTCGCATGTAAGCCAGGCAATCGACGCTGCTCTTGAGGCCCGCGAAAAGTGGTCCAAAATGTCATGGCAGCACCGTGCCGCCATCTTCCTAAAAGCAGCCGACTTGCTCTCAGGTCCGTATCGTTCAAAAATCAACGCTGCGACCATGCTGGGGCAGTCAAAAAATGCTTTCCAGTCTGAGATTGACGCAGCCTGCGAGTTGGCAGATTTCTACCGCTACGGTGTGAAATGCATGGTTGACATCTACGAAATGCAACCAGAATCGTCAAAAGGAATATGGAACTACGCGGCTTACCGTCCGCTCGAAGGTTTCGTTTTCGCGCTGACTCCTTTCAACTTCACATCTATCGCCGGTAACCTTCCGGTTGCTCCGGCACTGATGGGTAATACCGTTGTTTGGAAACCATCGAAAACCGCTGTTTATTCTGCAGCTGTTATCATGGAAGTATTGCGCGAAGCAGGCGTTCCGGATGGAGTCATCAACCTTGTTCATGTTTCAGGACCGACTGCAGCAGATGTTGTATTCAGTCATCCTGATTTTGCCGGAATTCACTTCACCGGTTCTACCGGAGTTTTCCAAAACATTTGGAAAACCATTGGTGAGAATATTCATAAATACAAAACTTACCCACGCATCGTTGGCGAAACCGGCGGTAAAGACTTCATTTTCGCCGACAATACAGCCGACATCGATGCACTGGCTACTGCATTCGTTCGTGGTGCTTTCGAATACCAGGGACAAAAATGTTCAGCAGCTTCCCGTATTTACATTCCGAAGAGTATCTGGCCAAAGGCTTGGGCAGCTATAGAAGCTCAGCTGAAAACCGTTAAAATGGGTGGACCGGAAGATTTCACCAATTTCGTTAATGCGGTTATCGACGAATCTTCTTTCGATAAACTGAAAGGTTTTATCGACAACGCTCAAAAAGATGCAGACGCTGAAGTAATCTTCGGAGGAAAATGCGACAAGAGCAAAGGTTACTTTATTGAGCCTACTGTTATTCTGGCTCATAAGCCTGATTACATCACCATGCAGGAAGAACTGTTTGGACCTGTAGTAACAGTTTATGTCTACGAAGACGACAAGCTTGATGAAACGCTGACCATCCTGGATAATACCTCGATGTATGCGTTGACCGGAGCTGTTTTCTCTCAGGACCGTTACAGCATCGAGAAGATTATGGATCGACTGGAAAATGCAGCCGGTAACTTCTACATCAACGATAAACCGACCGGAGCAGTTGTTGGACAGCAACCATTCGGTGGTGCCCGTGGTTCGGGGACCAACGACAAAGCCGGTTCAGTTTTCAACTTTATTCGTTGGGTATCGATGCGGGCAGTTAAAGAGAACTTTGTTCCGCCGCACAACTACATGTATCCAAACTTCCTTCCCGATAAGGATTAG
- a CDS encoding septum formation initiator family protein, with translation MPKIPRILLRIVANKYLLAFVIFFVWMTFLDDHNFISLFQDQQKLHKLKADKAYYEHKIESDRRKLKELQTDSQNLEKFAREQYLMKKKNEDIFIIEEK, from the coding sequence ATGCCGAAAATCCCACGGATATTGCTCAGAATTGTAGCCAATAAATATTTGCTGGCTTTTGTAATATTCTTCGTGTGGATGACTTTTCTGGACGATCACAATTTTATTTCGCTTTTTCAGGACCAGCAGAAGCTCCATAAGTTAAAAGCCGACAAAGCTTATTATGAGCATAAAATTGAATCGGACCGCAGGAAATTAAAAGAGTTACAGACAGATTCTCAAAACCTTGAAAAGTTTGCCCGCGAGCAATACCTGATGAAAAAGAAAAACGAAGACATCTTCATTATCGAAGAAAAATAA
- a CDS encoding YqgE/AlgH family protein, whose product MQFDFFKIESQIAPKQGRIIISEPFLPGNYFNRSAVLLVEHSTEGAVGFILNKPVDFPVHEFMNEFTNFETQVFIGGPVSTNMIYFIHTLGNLVPGSVKVMDDLYWGGDFDHLKTLISSGVVNPNQVRFFLGYSGWSEGQLEAEIKENSWLVAETNVKSIMGSDQNFWLESVKQVGGRYSMWQNFPEDPNWN is encoded by the coding sequence ATGCAATTCGATTTCTTCAAAATAGAAAGCCAGATTGCTCCGAAACAAGGTCGAATCATTATTTCGGAACCTTTCCTACCGGGAAATTATTTCAACCGGTCGGCAGTTCTTCTTGTGGAGCATTCAACAGAGGGGGCGGTTGGATTCATCCTCAACAAACCGGTCGATTTTCCGGTACACGAGTTTATGAATGAGTTCACCAATTTCGAAACGCAGGTTTTCATTGGTGGGCCCGTGAGCACCAATATGATTTACTTCATTCATACCTTGGGGAATTTGGTTCCCGGAAGTGTAAAGGTGATGGACGATCTCTATTGGGGCGGCGATTTCGATCACCTGAAAACGTTGATATCCTCCGGAGTTGTTAATCCGAATCAGGTTCGTTTCTTCCTCGGATATTCCGGATGGAGCGAAGGACAACTTGAAGCAGAAATCAAAGAAAATTCGTGGCTGGTAGCCGAGACCAACGTAAAAAGCATCATGGGAAGTGACCAGAATTTCTGGCTCGAAAGCGTCAAGCAAGTCGGAGGTCGTTACAGCATGTGGCAAAATTTCCCGGAAGACCCGAACTGGAATTAA
- a CDS encoding aminotransferase class IV, which yields MKGGFVLYNGKFFRADEKLFAGNELFRLEAGIKVWFRTEDNEILFHEENYAYLCSATRAVNLALPEDFDLAGARLRRDVSRLLNKNKFYLAGRVVVYLFPGFKGTDVLLTAEEIPRGFFPMNENGLLIDIFNEGKKSDTVMNPYETGSRFLWMIAAAKAQSLRRQNMILLNHAGFCCEGIGTSFGFIQENVLYVPSEKSEGYKVVLTEMVSEAARQAGFMTVENDRITPAQLEKAEEVFLIDNALGIQWVMGIGNRRYYNTKTFEIVKKLQLMAQNKKAFRGAKG from the coding sequence GTGAAAGGTGGTTTTGTTCTATATAACGGCAAATTTTTTCGTGCCGACGAAAAGTTGTTTGCAGGAAATGAGTTATTTCGTCTCGAGGCCGGCATCAAAGTCTGGTTTCGAACCGAGGACAACGAAATCCTGTTTCACGAGGAAAACTATGCTTATTTATGTTCTGCCACCAGAGCGGTGAATCTGGCTCTCCCTGAAGATTTCGATTTGGCAGGTGCCCGTCTGCGCCGCGATGTTTCCCGCTTACTGAACAAGAACAAGTTTTACCTGGCTGGGAGAGTAGTGGTTTATCTTTTCCCCGGCTTCAAAGGCACCGATGTGCTCCTGACAGCGGAAGAAATTCCCCGCGGTTTTTTCCCGATGAACGAAAACGGTTTGCTGATTGACATCTTTAACGAAGGGAAAAAATCGGACACGGTGATGAATCCGTACGAAACCGGAAGTCGGTTTTTATGGATGATTGCGGCTGCAAAGGCCCAGTCGTTGCGCCGTCAGAACATGATTTTGCTGAATCATGCTGGATTCTGCTGTGAAGGAATTGGTACATCGTTCGGATTCATCCAGGAGAATGTTCTTTATGTGCCTTCCGAAAAAAGTGAAGGGTACAAAGTGGTGCTGACCGAGATGGTTAGCGAAGCGGCCCGTCAGGCCGGTTTTATGACCGTTGAAAATGACAGGATTACTCCTGCTCAACTGGAAAAAGCAGAAGAAGTCTTTCTGATTGACAATGCTTTGGGAATTCAGTGGGTAATGGGGATTGGAAACCGACGATACTACAATACCAAAACTTTCGAAATCGTGAAAAAACTGCAGCTGATGGCGCAAAATAAAAAAGCCTTTCGCGGTGCAAAAGGCTGA
- a CDS encoding HAD-IIIA family hydrolase, with translation MGNNQAVFIDRDGTINDKTPAYYIYTTANFKLIEGVGANLKRLQDAGYLLIVITNQGGIDKGEYTHKDVARVHRYMRELLEAEGVQLTDIFYCPHHSDIQECECRKPGTLLIDEAIEMYEIDREHSWFIGDSDIDMEAAERAGLQRIRVETNKPWGDAIQPILDDVYKP, from the coding sequence ATGGGAAACAATCAAGCAGTTTTTATCGATCGTGATGGAACGATTAACGATAAAACGCCGGCATATTACATTTATACCACAGCCAATTTCAAGTTAATTGAAGGCGTTGGTGCCAACCTGAAGAGATTGCAGGATGCAGGTTACCTGTTGATTGTGATTACCAATCAGGGAGGGATTGACAAGGGTGAATACACCCACAAAGATGTGGCGCGGGTGCATCGGTATATGCGGGAATTGCTTGAAGCCGAAGGAGTGCAGTTGACGGATATTTTTTATTGCCCGCACCATTCCGATATTCAGGAATGCGAATGCCGCAAACCCGGGACTTTGCTGATTGATGAAGCGATTGAAATGTATGAGATCGATCGCGAACACTCGTGGTTTATCGGAGACTCGGATATCGATATGGAAGCTGCTGAGCGAGCCGGATTGCAACGAATTCGGGTGGAAACTAACAAGCCTTGGGGTGATGCCATTCAACCCATTCTGGACGACGTGTATAAGCCTTAA
- a CDS encoding rhomboid family intramembrane serine protease, whose protein sequence is MTIIIIIITSLVSILAFSQQDVMGRLQFNAYQVVHRKEYFRIFTHAFLHANWEHLLINMIVLWSFGTAVEHYYYLNFGSRGTYLYLVLYFGAILFSSLGGLIKQKNNYYYNAVGASGAVSAVVFSAIFFAPWNKIYFFGLLPIPGVVFAVLYLVYSYQMSKRNVDNVGHDAHFLGAIFGFILPIIIRPSLFIEFINNLF, encoded by the coding sequence ATGACAATTATTATCATCATTATCACCTCACTTGTTTCAATTCTGGCTTTTTCGCAGCAGGATGTGATGGGACGTCTGCAGTTCAACGCCTATCAGGTTGTTCACCGGAAGGAGTATTTCCGGATCTTCACTCATGCGTTTTTGCATGCGAACTGGGAACACCTGCTCATCAATATGATTGTGCTCTGGTCGTTCGGTACGGCGGTTGAACATTATTATTACCTGAATTTCGGTTCACGCGGAACCTACCTGTATCTGGTACTGTATTTTGGAGCTATTCTCTTCTCCAGCCTGGGAGGTTTAATCAAGCAAAAGAACAATTATTACTATAATGCAGTCGGGGCATCAGGAGCGGTTTCGGCCGTTGTTTTTTCTGCCATCTTCTTTGCCCCCTGGAATAAAATCTACTTCTTCGGATTGCTGCCCATTCCGGGAGTTGTTTTCGCAGTCCTGTACCTGGTTTATTCTTACCAGATGAGCAAGCGGAATGTGGATAATGTGGGTCACGATGCTCATTTCCTTGGGGCGATATTTGGGTTTATACTGCCCATCATTATTCGTCCTTCGTTGTTTATCGAGTTCATCAATAACCTGTTTTAG
- the holA gene encoding DNA polymerase III subunit delta, whose amino-acid sequence MDFNAILSDIENKHYQPVYFLEGEETYFIDRISEEITSNVLTDAEKGFNQTILYGKDADVDTIITAARRFPMMASHQVVVVREAQNIRNIEDLAPYIEHPQPSTLLVINYKYKNVDKRKRLYKALQKNGVYFEAKPIYESKIPAWITKYLRVKGYGVEPRAAQLIADHIGNDLKRIVSELEKVIISLPPGMSVTPDEVERNIGISKDYNAFELQKAIGKRDVLKANRIVNYFADNQKMHPFPIVIGILHSYFRKILAYHFLENKTNEKAAAGAIGVNPFFMRDYVDAARNYNIKRSVNAVALLREYDMRSKGARGGSTDSGELLRELIYKILH is encoded by the coding sequence ATGGATTTTAATGCCATTTTATCTGACATAGAAAACAAGCATTACCAACCCGTTTATTTTTTAGAAGGGGAGGAAACCTATTTTATCGATCGAATCAGTGAAGAGATAACCAGTAATGTATTAACCGACGCGGAAAAAGGCTTCAATCAGACCATCCTTTACGGGAAGGACGCCGATGTGGATACCATCATTACGGCAGCCCGCCGCTTTCCTATGATGGCTTCGCACCAGGTGGTGGTGGTCAGGGAAGCACAGAATATCAGAAATATAGAAGATTTGGCTCCGTATATCGAGCATCCGCAACCTTCGACATTGCTGGTCATCAACTATAAATACAAAAATGTAGATAAGCGCAAGCGGCTTTATAAAGCCCTGCAAAAAAATGGAGTTTATTTCGAAGCAAAACCCATCTACGAAAGTAAAATACCGGCTTGGATCACAAAATATCTGCGGGTAAAAGGCTACGGGGTCGAGCCTCGTGCAGCCCAGTTGATCGCCGATCACATTGGTAACGATTTGAAGCGGATAGTCAGTGAGCTGGAGAAGGTGATTATTTCGTTGCCTCCGGGCATGAGTGTCACGCCGGATGAGGTAGAACGTAATATCGGTATTAGCAAAGACTACAATGCGTTTGAGTTGCAAAAGGCAATTGGAAAGCGTGATGTTCTGAAGGCGAATCGTATTGTCAACTACTTTGCCGACAACCAAAAGATGCATCCGTTTCCGATTGTCATCGGGATATTGCATTCTTACTTTCGTAAGATTCTGGCCTATCATTTTTTGGAGAATAAAACCAACGAAAAAGCTGCAGCTGGAGCTATCGGGGTTAATCCGTTCTTCATGCGCGACTATGTTGATGCAGCCCGGAATTATAATATTAAACGTTCGGTGAACGCTGTTGCGCTGTTGCGTGAATACGATATGCGCTCAAAAGGTGCCCGCGGGGGCTCAACCGACAGTGGTGAATTGCTTCGTGAGTTGATTTATAAAATTTTACATTAA
- a CDS encoding AMP nucleosidase, translating into MKTKEEIVKNWLPRYTGRSLDDFGNYILLVNFQKYVEMFAEKFNVPIVGEDKAMPNASANGITIINFGIGSPNAALIMDLLSAIDPHGVLFLGKCGGIKKKNELGDLILPIAAIRSDGTSNDYLPPEVPALPAFSLQRAISSTIRDHKRDYWTGTVFTTNKRVWEYDERFKRYLQKTRAMAVDMETATIFTVGFYNQIPSGALLLVSDQPMISTGVKTEASDKEVTRRYVDEHLEIGIESLLELNNNGKSVKHLRFD; encoded by the coding sequence ATGAAGACAAAAGAAGAAATTGTAAAAAACTGGCTGCCACGTTATACCGGGCGTAGTTTAGATGATTTTGGAAATTATATTCTGCTGGTAAATTTCCAGAAATATGTCGAGATGTTTGCAGAGAAATTCAATGTGCCCATTGTGGGGGAAGACAAAGCGATGCCGAATGCCAGTGCCAATGGCATTACCATCATCAACTTCGGTATCGGCAGTCCCAATGCAGCATTGATAATGGATTTGCTCAGCGCGATTGATCCTCACGGTGTTCTCTTCCTGGGAAAATGCGGAGGAATCAAGAAGAAGAATGAGTTGGGCGATTTGATTTTACCGATAGCCGCCATTCGGAGCGATGGTACATCGAACGACTATTTACCTCCTGAAGTTCCTGCACTTCCGGCATTTAGTTTGCAGCGAGCTATTTCATCCACTATTCGGGATCACAAACGTGATTATTGGACCGGTACGGTATTCACCACTAACAAACGAGTTTGGGAGTATGATGAGCGTTTCAAACGCTACCTGCAAAAAACCCGCGCTATGGCAGTCGATATGGAAACGGCCACCATCTTCACTGTAGGTTTTTATAACCAGATTCCGAGTGGAGCGCTGTTGCTGGTTTCCGATCAACCCATGATTTCTACCGGAGTGAAAACCGAAGCCAGCGACAAGGAAGTAACCCGCAGGTATGTGGATGAACATCTGGAAATCGGTATTGAATCGCTACTCGAGTTGAATAATAACGGAAAATCCGTCAAACACCTGAGATTCGATTAA
- a CDS encoding type I restriction enzyme HsdR N-terminal domain-containing protein, producing MNLNLPKYNLRVRLADGKKSVFDPCRKKWVPLTPEERVRQLFIRYLNEEKQYPLSLIAVEMSLRINRNAFRSDIVVFGSQAAPLLAVECKAPQVKITQQAFDQIARYNMQLQVKYLVVTNGMEHYCCRFLPDTNSYEFLPAIPDFQSL from the coding sequence ATGAACTTAAATTTGCCGAAATACAACCTGCGTGTTCGCCTGGCTGACGGAAAAAAGAGTGTCTTTGATCCCTGTCGAAAAAAATGGGTGCCGCTAACGCCGGAAGAGCGGGTCAGACAATTGTTTATCCGTTACCTAAACGAAGAAAAGCAATACCCTCTCTCGTTAATCGCGGTGGAAATGTCCTTGCGTATTAATCGCAATGCATTCCGCAGCGACATTGTTGTTTTCGGTTCACAGGCAGCACCGCTACTCGCGGTGGAGTGCAAGGCGCCCCAGGTGAAAATTACTCAACAGGCATTCGATCAGATTGCCCGTTACAACATGCAGCTTCAGGTAAAATACCTGGTGGTGACCAACGGAATGGAGCATTACTGCTGCCGTTTTTTACCCGACACCAACAGCTACGAGTTTTTGCCGGCTATTCCGGATTTTCAATCTCTCTAA
- a CDS encoding GNAT family N-acetyltransferase, which translates to MTQYLKSEKITLRAIEPEDIELLYRWENNSEVWEVSDTLAPFSKYLIALYIKNSDKDIYESKQLRLMIENAEGRAVGSIDLFDFEPHHSRAGIGILIAEKEDRQNGYASEALKLVLEYCFSRLNLHAVYANIDANNEASIGLFKKFGFELAGTRKDWIRDARGWKDEHLFQLINPED; encoded by the coding sequence ATGACACAATACCTGAAGAGCGAGAAAATCACGTTGAGGGCGATAGAGCCCGAAGATATTGAGTTGCTGTACCGCTGGGAAAACAACAGCGAAGTTTGGGAAGTCAGCGACACATTGGCGCCTTTTTCGAAGTATTTAATTGCGCTTTATATCAAGAATTCAGATAAAGATATTTACGAGAGTAAACAGCTTCGCCTGATGATCGAGAACGCAGAAGGAAGAGCTGTTGGCTCGATTGATCTTTTCGATTTTGAGCCACACCATTCCCGTGCGGGTATTGGGATTCTGATTGCTGAAAAGGAAGACCGCCAAAACGGTTACGCATCTGAAGCACTGAAACTTGTTTTGGAATACTGCTTCAGCCGTTTGAACCTTCATGCGGTTTATGCCAATATCGATGCGAACAATGAAGCCAGTATCGGGTTATTTAAAAAATTCGGATTTGAGTTGGCGGGAACCCGGAAAGATTGGATTCGCGATGCCAGAGGCTGGAAGGATGAGCATCTCTTTCAGTTGATCAATCCGGAAGATTAG